From Pseudomonas sp. LS1212, the proteins below share one genomic window:
- the pmbA gene encoding metalloprotease PmbA, which translates to MSAVQSVGPQALPALQEQVEQIIAEAKRQGASACEVAVSLEQGLSTTVRQREVETVEFNRDQGFGITLYVGQRKGSASTSASGSDAIRETVAAALAIAKHTSEDECSGLADPALMARDLPDFDLYHAWDITPEQAIEKALACEAAAFAADSRIKNADGTTLNTHQGCRVYGNSHGFVGGYASTRHSLSCVMIAEGDGQMQRDYWYDVNRQGELLADPVSIGVRAAQRAASRLGARPVPTCEVPVLFSAELAGGLFGSFLSAISGGNLYRKSSFLEGTMGQRLFPEWLTLDERPHLQRALGSSAFDGDGLATYAKPFIENGQLVSYVLGTYSGRKLGLPSTANAGGVHNVFVTHGIEDQAALLRRMGRGLLVTELMGQGLNMVTGDYSRGAAGFWVENGEIQFAVQEVTIAGNMKDMFQQIVAIGNDLETRSNIHTGSVLIERMTIAGS; encoded by the coding sequence ATGAGCGCAGTCCAAAGCGTCGGTCCGCAGGCCTTGCCTGCACTGCAGGAGCAGGTCGAGCAGATTATCGCCGAGGCCAAGCGTCAGGGCGCCAGCGCCTGTGAAGTGGCGGTGTCGCTGGAGCAAGGCCTGTCGACCACGGTTCGCCAGCGTGAGGTGGAGACCGTCGAGTTCAATCGTGACCAGGGTTTCGGTATCACCTTGTATGTGGGGCAGCGCAAAGGTTCGGCCAGCACGTCAGCCAGTGGTAGCGATGCCATTCGCGAGACGGTCGCAGCCGCCCTGGCGATCGCCAAACATACCTCCGAAGACGAGTGTTCGGGCCTGGCCGACCCCGCCCTGATGGCGCGAGACCTGCCGGATTTCGACCTGTACCACGCCTGGGATATCACCCCCGAGCAGGCTATCGAGAAAGCCCTGGCGTGCGAAGCCGCGGCGTTTGCGGCCGATTCGCGGATCAAGAATGCCGATGGCACGACCCTCAATACCCACCAGGGTTGCCGCGTCTATGGCAACAGCCACGGCTTTGTCGGTGGCTACGCCTCGACCCGCCACAGCCTCAGCTGCGTGATGATCGCCGAAGGCGATGGGCAGATGCAGCGCGATTACTGGTATGACGTCAATCGCCAGGGCGAGTTGCTGGCCGACCCCGTCAGCATCGGTGTGCGAGCTGCGCAACGTGCCGCCAGCAGGCTTGGCGCACGACCGGTGCCAACCTGCGAGGTGCCCGTGCTGTTCTCGGCGGAGTTGGCCGGAGGCTTGTTCGGCAGTTTCCTTTCGGCGATCTCGGGGGGCAACCTGTACCGCAAGTCGTCCTTCCTTGAGGGGACGATGGGGCAACGCTTGTTTCCCGAGTGGCTGACCCTCGATGAGCGCCCGCATTTGCAGCGCGCATTGGGCAGCTCGGCGTTCGATGGCGATGGTTTGGCGACCTATGCCAAACCTTTCATCGAGAATGGCCAGCTGGTGTCGTATGTGTTGGGCACCTATTCGGGTCGCAAGCTTGGGTTGCCAAGCACCGCCAACGCCGGTGGCGTGCACAATGTGTTCGTCACCCACGGCATCGAGGACCAGGCGGCACTACTTCGCAGGATGGGCCGAGGCTTGCTGGTAACCGAGTTGATGGGGCAAGGCCTGAACATGGTCACGGGCGATTATTCACGCGGTGCGGCGGGCTTCTGGGTCGAAAATGGCGAAATCCAGTTCGCGGTTCAGGAGGTGACGATCGCCGGCAATATGAAAGACATGTTCCAACAAATTGTCGCAATCGGTAATGATCTTGAAACCCGTAGCAATATTCATACAGGTTCGGTGTTGATCGAACGGATGACGATAGCCGGCAGCTAG